In one window of Azoarcus olearius DNA:
- a CDS encoding (2Fe-2S)-binding protein, with protein sequence MTRFTLNGKPVETALPDDTPLLWVLRDGLDQTGTKFGCGMGLCGACTVHLDGQPIRSCSTPLSAAAGKKITTIEGVGKARVGAAVQKAWQKLDVVQCGYCQSGQIMSATALLTANPKPTDADIDAAMGGNICRCATYVRIRAAIHEAAKSLA encoded by the coding sequence ATGACCCGCTTCACCCTCAACGGCAAGCCGGTGGAAACCGCCTTGCCCGACGACACCCCGCTGCTGTGGGTCCTGCGCGACGGACTCGACCAGACCGGCACCAAGTTCGGCTGCGGCATGGGCCTGTGCGGCGCCTGCACCGTGCATCTGGACGGCCAGCCGATCCGCTCCTGTTCCACGCCGCTGTCGGCCGCCGCCGGCAAGAAGATCACCACCATCGAGGGCGTCGGCAAGGCCCGCGTCGGCGCCGCGGTGCAGAAGGCGTGGCAGAAGCTCGACGTGGTGCAGTGCGGTTACTGCCAGTCGGGCCAGATCATGTCCGCCACCGCGCTGCTCACCGCCAACCCCAAGCCCACCGACGCCGACATCGACGCCGCGATGGGCGGAAACATCTGCCGCTGCGCCACCTATGTGCGCATCCGCGCCGCCATCCACGAAGCCGCCAAGAGCCTGGCGTAA
- a CDS encoding xanthine dehydrogenase family protein molybdopterin-binding subunit — MKMQITNVSRRDFLKAGAGLTLSVSLPGAVLAAAGGPGIAGSATAAADFTPNAFVRIGADSTVTVLSKHLEMGQGVYTGLTTLVAEELDADWAQVVVEGAPAEAKRYNNLFWGPVQGTGGSTAIGNSFEQLRQAGAAARAMLVQAAAERWKVPAAEISVKNGVVSHAKSGRKARFGELAEAAAALPVPQQVTLKDPKNFSLIGRHVPRKDSVAKTTGTAQFTQDVKLPGMLVAVVAHPPRFGGKVRSVDDKAARAVAGVADVVTIPNGVAVLAGDYWTAKKARDALQVVWDESAAYHGSSDAILADYRKLAGTPGLVARKDGDGAAALDKATKVIEAEYAFPFLAHAAMEPINCVMRLGADSCEVWNGEQFQTVDQANLAAFFGLKPEQVTLHMLYAGGSFGRRANPMSDYLLETAQIVKAIGGRAPVKLVWSREDDMRAGYYRPAFLHRLRATLGADGTPQAWEQRIVGQSIIKGSPFEGVMIKDGIDATSVEGAANLPYAIPNLQIELHTTNDAVKVPVQWWRSVGSTHTGHATEVFLDELATAAGADPVAYRMALLGNHPRHAGVLKLAADKAGWGKPLAAARDKGARRGRGVAVHESFHSYVAQVVEVTVAADGGFKVDRVVCAVDCGVAVNPDVIRAQMEGGIGFALAAALTGTVTLKDGVVEQSNFHDYPVLRIGEMPKVEVHIVPSAEKPTGVGEPGVPPLAPALANALHAATGKRIRSLPIAEQLKA; from the coding sequence ATGAAGATGCAGATCACCAACGTGTCGCGCCGCGACTTCCTCAAGGCCGGCGCCGGCCTCACGCTGTCGGTCAGCCTGCCGGGCGCGGTACTCGCCGCCGCCGGCGGCCCGGGCATCGCCGGCAGCGCAACCGCCGCGGCCGACTTCACCCCCAACGCCTTCGTCCGCATCGGCGCCGACAGCACCGTCACCGTGCTCTCCAAGCACCTCGAGATGGGGCAGGGCGTCTATACCGGCCTCACCACGCTGGTCGCCGAGGAACTCGACGCCGACTGGGCGCAGGTCGTCGTCGAAGGCGCGCCGGCCGAAGCGAAGCGCTACAACAACCTGTTCTGGGGCCCGGTGCAGGGCACCGGTGGCAGCACCGCCATCGGCAACTCCTTCGAGCAGCTGCGCCAGGCCGGGGCCGCCGCGCGCGCGATGCTGGTGCAGGCCGCTGCGGAGCGCTGGAAGGTGCCGGCCGCCGAGATCAGCGTGAAGAACGGGGTGGTCAGCCATGCGAAGAGCGGCCGCAAGGCCCGTTTCGGCGAACTCGCCGAGGCCGCCGCGGCGCTGCCGGTGCCGCAGCAGGTGACGCTGAAGGACCCGAAGAACTTCAGCCTGATCGGCCGCCATGTGCCGCGCAAGGACAGCGTCGCCAAGACCACCGGCACCGCGCAATTCACCCAGGACGTGAAGCTGCCCGGCATGCTGGTGGCGGTGGTTGCGCATCCGCCGCGCTTCGGCGGCAAGGTGCGCAGCGTGGATGACAAGGCCGCGCGGGCGGTGGCGGGCGTGGCCGACGTGGTCACCATCCCCAACGGCGTCGCGGTGCTGGCCGGCGACTACTGGACGGCGAAGAAGGCCCGCGATGCGCTGCAGGTCGTGTGGGACGAATCCGCCGCCTACCACGGCAGTTCCGACGCCATCCTCGCGGACTACCGCAAGCTCGCCGGCACGCCCGGGCTGGTCGCGCGCAAGGACGGCGACGGCGCCGCCGCGCTCGACAAGGCCACCAAGGTGATCGAGGCCGAGTACGCCTTCCCCTTCCTCGCCCACGCCGCGATGGAGCCGATCAACTGCGTGATGCGCCTCGGCGCCGACAGCTGCGAAGTGTGGAACGGCGAACAGTTCCAGACCGTGGACCAGGCCAACCTCGCCGCCTTCTTCGGTCTCAAGCCCGAGCAGGTGACCTTGCACATGCTGTACGCCGGCGGCAGCTTCGGCCGCCGCGCCAACCCGATGTCCGACTACCTGCTGGAGACCGCCCAGATCGTCAAGGCGATCGGCGGCCGCGCCCCGGTCAAGCTGGTGTGGTCGCGCGAGGACGACATGCGCGCCGGCTACTACCGCCCCGCCTTCCTGCACCGCCTGCGCGCCACGCTGGGCGCCGACGGCACGCCGCAGGCCTGGGAGCAGCGCATCGTCGGCCAGTCCATCATCAAGGGCTCGCCCTTCGAGGGCGTCATGATCAAGGACGGCATCGACGCGACCTCGGTCGAAGGCGCCGCCAACCTGCCCTACGCCATCCCCAACCTGCAGATCGAGCTGCACACCACCAACGACGCCGTGAAGGTGCCGGTGCAGTGGTGGCGCTCGGTCGGCTCCACCCACACCGGCCACGCCACCGAGGTCTTCCTCGACGAACTGGCAACGGCCGCCGGCGCCGACCCGGTGGCCTACCGCATGGCGCTGCTCGGCAACCACCCGCGCCATGCCGGTGTGCTCAAGCTGGCCGCCGACAAGGCCGGCTGGGGCAAGCCGCTGGCCGCGGCCAGGGACAAGGGCGCCAGGCGCGGCCGCGGCGTCGCCGTGCATGAGTCCTTCCACAGCTACGTCGCCCAGGTGGTGGAAGTCACCGTCGCGGCCGACGGCGGCTTCAAGGTGGATCGGGTGGTGTGCGCGGTCGATTGCGGCGTCGCGGTCAATCCGGACGTTATCCGCGCGCAGATGGAAGGCGGCATTGGCTTCGCGCTTGCTGCGGCGCTGACCGGTACCGTCACGCTCAAGGACGGCGTGGTCGAGCAGTCCAACTTCCACGACTACCCGGTGCTGCGCATCGGCGAAATGCCGAAGGTGGAAGTGCACATCGTGCCGTCGGCGGAAAAGCCCACCGGGGTCGGCGAACCGGGCGTGCCGCCGCTCGCACCGGCGCTCGCCAACGCGCTCCACGCCGCCACCGGCAAGCGCATCCGCAGCCTGCCGATCGCCGAGCAACTCAAGGCCTGA
- a CDS encoding XdhC family protein, with protein sequence MDSLDHDVLTRARDWLAAGRRVLLATVVRTWGSSPRPPGALLALRDDGRAVGSVSGGCIEDDLIARLHRDGLPAAPQLVSYGVGAEEARRFGLPCGGTMELVLEPLADPAPLDALLARLAAGELVERRLDMASGRAALAAAHPEQGLAYDGRTLTSVFGPRYRLLLIGAGQLSESLARIALGLDFAVTVCDPREEYHEEWRVPGTTLTRDMPDDVVIAMRPDARTAVIALTHDPKLDDLALMEALRSPAFYVAALGSRRNNAARRERLREFDVSESQVATLRGPAGLYIGSRTPAEIAVSIAAELVAVKNGVTPERVLPVAEAKAALELAADTLSSCAAR encoded by the coding sequence ATGGATAGCCTGGACCACGACGTTCTCACCCGCGCCCGCGACTGGCTCGCCGCCGGCCGCCGGGTGCTGCTCGCCACCGTGGTGCGCACCTGGGGTTCGTCGCCGCGCCCGCCCGGCGCACTGCTGGCGCTGCGCGACGACGGCCGCGCGGTCGGCTCGGTGTCGGGCGGCTGCATCGAGGACGACCTCATAGCCCGCCTGCACCGCGACGGCCTGCCCGCCGCGCCGCAACTGGTGAGCTACGGCGTCGGCGCCGAAGAGGCGCGCCGCTTCGGCCTGCCCTGCGGCGGCACCATGGAGCTGGTGCTGGAACCACTCGCCGACCCGGCACCGCTCGATGCCCTGCTCGCGCGGCTGGCCGCCGGCGAACTGGTCGAACGCCGGCTCGACATGGCCAGCGGCCGCGCGGCGCTGGCCGCCGCACATCCGGAACAGGGCCTGGCCTACGACGGCCGCACGCTCACCAGCGTGTTCGGCCCGCGCTACCGGCTGCTGCTGATCGGCGCCGGCCAGCTCTCGGAAAGCCTCGCCCGCATCGCGCTGGGACTGGATTTCGCCGTCACCGTGTGCGATCCGCGCGAGGAATACCACGAGGAATGGCGGGTGCCCGGCACCACGCTGACGCGCGACATGCCGGACGACGTGGTCATCGCGATGCGGCCGGACGCGCGCACCGCGGTGATCGCGCTCACCCACGACCCCAAGCTCGACGACCTCGCGTTGATGGAGGCGCTGCGTTCGCCGGCCTTCTACGTCGCCGCGCTCGGCTCGCGCCGCAACAACGCTGCGCGCCGCGAGCGGCTGCGCGAATTCGACGTCAGCGAGTCCCAGGTCGCCACGCTGCGCGGTCCCGCCGGGCTCTACATCGGCAGCCGCACGCCGGCCGAGATCGCCGTCTCCATCGCCGCCGAGCTGGTCGCGGTGAAGAACGGCGTGACCCCGGAACGGGTGCTGCCGGTGGCCGAAGCCAAGGCCGCGCTCGAACTCGCCGCCGACACCCTGTCGAGCTGCGCCGCCCGTTGA
- a CDS encoding nucleotidyltransferase family protein — protein MQGILLAAGYGRRFDPDGVQDKLLAPLADGRPVIWHAARALCAALPASIAVLRPGQRERELWVRDAGCEVVESTAAETGMGAALAAAVAASADAEGWVVALADMPWLPVDAVAAVAGAIDHPQRVAAAMHASRRGHPVGFGAAWGAKLMTLTGDSGARELLRETEILLIDNADPGVLRDVDTPADLGR, from the coding sequence ATGCAGGGCATCCTGCTCGCCGCCGGCTACGGCCGCCGCTTCGACCCCGACGGCGTGCAGGACAAGCTGCTGGCGCCGCTGGCCGACGGCCGCCCGGTGATCTGGCACGCCGCGCGCGCACTGTGTGCGGCGCTGCCCGCCAGCATCGCGGTGCTGCGTCCCGGCCAGCGCGAACGCGAACTGTGGGTGCGCGATGCCGGCTGCGAGGTCGTCGAAAGCACGGCCGCGGAAACCGGCATGGGCGCTGCGCTGGCCGCCGCGGTCGCCGCCAGCGCCGACGCCGAGGGCTGGGTGGTGGCGCTTGCCGACATGCCGTGGCTACCAGTGGATGCCGTCGCCGCGGTGGCTGGGGCGATCGATCATCCTCAGCGCGTTGCCGCGGCCATGCACGCCAGCCGCCGCGGTCATCCGGTGGGGTTTGGCGCGGCGTGGGGGGCGAAGCTGATGACGCTCACCGGCGACAGCGGCGCGCGCGAATTGCTGCGGGAGACCGAGATACTGCTGATCGACAACGCCGATCCCGGCGTGTTGCGAGATGTGGATACGCCGGCGGATCTGGGTCGCTGA
- a CDS encoding flavin reductase family protein, translated as MTPPHTLPVPLEKSYRLINHGPTVLVASAHGGRRNVMAAAWNMPLDFAPPKVAVVIDKATYSRGLIEASGEFVLAVPTRAAAAQALAAGSRSGRDEDKFAALGIEAYSADKVGAPLPGGCIAWLECRVIPEPHIQQTYDLFLGEVVAARADARLFRDGHWHFDEAGTRSIHYIAGGNFFATGDAFTVE; from the coding sequence ATGACCCCACCCCACACCCTCCCCGTCCCCCTCGAAAAGTCCTACCGCCTGATCAACCACGGCCCCACGGTACTGGTGGCCAGCGCCCACGGCGGTCGCCGCAATGTCATGGCCGCCGCCTGGAACATGCCGCTGGATTTCGCCCCGCCCAAGGTCGCGGTGGTGATCGACAAGGCCACCTACAGCCGCGGGCTGATCGAGGCCTCGGGGGAATTCGTGCTGGCGGTGCCCACCCGCGCCGCCGCCGCGCAGGCGTTGGCCGCCGGTTCGCGCAGCGGCCGCGACGAGGACAAGTTCGCCGCGCTCGGCATCGAGGCCTACAGTGCCGACAAGGTCGGCGCGCCGCTGCCCGGCGGCTGTATCGCCTGGCTGGAATGCCGGGTCATCCCGGAACCACACATCCAGCAGACCTACGACCTCTTCCTCGGCGAGGTGGTGGCCGCGCGCGCCGATGCGCGCCTGTTCCGCGACGGCCACTGGCATTTCGACGAGGCCGGTACGCGCAGCATCCACTACATCGCCGGCGGCAACTTCTTCGCCACCGGCGACGCCTTCACGGTCGAGTAG
- a CDS encoding UDP-glucuronic acid decarboxylase family protein, with product MRVLVTGGAGFIGSHLCRRLLADGHEVLSADNYFTGSRRNIHDLLGNPDFEALRHDITFPLYVEVDRIYNFACPASPVHYQYDPVQTTKTSVHGAINMLGLAKRTGARVLQASTSEVYGDPEVHPQTEDYWGRVNPIGPRSCYDEGKRCAETLFFDYHRQHRVEIKVVRIFNTYGPGMQPNDGRVISNFIVQALRGEDITLYGDGAQTRSFCHVSDLVDGVVRMMDSPTGFTGPVNLGNPTEYRIDALAELILRLCGSRSRLVFRPLPEDDPRQRQPDITLARERLAWTPRVALEDGLRDTIDHFRRLLETQ from the coding sequence ATGAGAGTTCTGGTAACGGGCGGCGCCGGCTTCATCGGCTCCCATCTGTGCCGCCGCCTGCTGGCAGATGGCCACGAGGTGCTGTCGGCGGACAATTATTTCACGGGCAGCCGGCGCAACATCCACGACCTGCTCGGCAATCCCGACTTCGAAGCGCTGCGCCACGACATCACGTTTCCGCTGTATGTCGAGGTCGACCGCATCTACAACTTCGCCTGTCCGGCCTCACCCGTGCATTACCAGTACGATCCGGTGCAGACCACCAAGACCAGCGTGCATGGCGCGATCAACATGCTGGGGCTCGCCAAGCGCACCGGCGCGCGGGTGCTGCAGGCCTCGACCTCCGAGGTGTATGGCGACCCGGAGGTCCATCCGCAGACCGAGGACTACTGGGGCCGGGTCAATCCGATCGGGCCGCGCAGCTGCTACGACGAGGGCAAGCGCTGCGCGGAGACGCTGTTCTTCGACTATCACCGCCAGCACCGGGTCGAGATCAAGGTGGTGCGCATTTTCAACACCTATGGTCCCGGCATGCAGCCGAACGACGGCCGGGTGATCAGCAATTTCATCGTGCAGGCGCTGCGCGGCGAGGACATCACGCTCTACGGCGACGGTGCGCAGACGCGCTCCTTCTGCCATGTGTCCGACCTGGTGGATGGCGTGGTGCGGATGATGGACAGCCCGACCGGCTTCACCGGGCCGGTCAACCTGGGCAACCCGACCGAATACCGCATCGACGCGTTGGCCGAGCTGATCCTGCGGCTGTGCGGGTCGCGCTCGCGGCTGGTGTTCCGCCCGCTGCCGGAGGACGACCCGCGCCAGCGTCAGCCCGACATCACGCTGGCACGCGAGCGCTTGGCGTGGACGCCGCGGGTCGCGCTGGAGGACGGCCTGCGCGACACCATCGACCACTTCCGCCGCCTGCTCGAAACGCAGTGA
- a CDS encoding glycosyltransferase family 2 protein produces MQQIAFVTTSKGRLHHIRETLPRIVGQAPDEIIVVDYGCPDGTAAWVEAHYPGVKVLRVDDDPGFCLPRARNLGARLSSAQWICFIDADIRIQPGWVEWMRQRLVPGHFYRAAADAKGKRDGETFGTVICERAAFERIGGYDEAFRGWGGEDTDLYARLAAQPGLREAGYPAHFVEPIPHDDGERTQFHEVKRKDTQGRINVAYIRIKQQLLAHHVDALSIEVRRALMEQIKRQLGGNGDAAPRKTYAARVLTGQVPSRTGLPRSFVVDIARRRRFVLFGPRRFVIRVRPEPVEG; encoded by the coding sequence ATGCAGCAGATTGCGTTCGTGACCACCAGCAAAGGCCGCCTGCACCACATCCGCGAGACGCTGCCGCGGATCGTCGGCCAGGCGCCGGACGAGATCATCGTGGTGGATTACGGCTGTCCGGACGGCACCGCCGCCTGGGTGGAAGCGCATTATCCCGGCGTCAAGGTCCTGCGGGTCGATGACGACCCCGGCTTCTGCCTGCCGCGCGCGCGCAACCTCGGCGCGCGGCTATCTTCTGCGCAGTGGATCTGCTTCATTGACGCCGACATCCGCATCCAGCCCGGCTGGGTCGAGTGGATGCGGCAGCGGCTCGTCCCCGGCCACTTCTACCGCGCCGCGGCCGATGCCAAAGGCAAGCGCGACGGCGAAACCTTCGGCACGGTGATCTGCGAACGGGCCGCGTTCGAACGCATCGGCGGCTACGACGAAGCCTTCCGCGGCTGGGGCGGCGAGGATACCGACCTCTACGCCCGTCTCGCCGCGCAACCCGGCCTGCGCGAAGCCGGCTATCCGGCGCATTTCGTGGAGCCGATCCCGCACGACGACGGCGAGCGCACCCAGTTTCACGAGGTCAAGCGCAAGGACACCCAGGGCCGCATCAACGTCGCCTACATCCGCATCAAGCAGCAGCTGCTCGCCCACCACGTGGACGCGCTGTCGATTGAAGTGCGCCGCGCGCTGATGGAACAGATCAAGCGCCAGCTCGGCGGCAACGGCGACGCCGCCCCGCGCAAGACCTACGCGGCGCGCGTGCTCACCGGCCAGGTGCCGTCACGGACCGGCCTGCCGCGCAGCTTCGTCGTCGATATTGCCCGGCGGCGGCGCTTCGTGCTGTTCGGCCCGCGCCGCTTCGTCATCCGCGTGCGGCCGGAACCCGTCGAGGGCTGA
- a CDS encoding DUF2798 domain-containing protein yields MQIKPQHVQPVIMSGIMAFLMTAVITWLNLGFPPDFLSRWLHAFVVAWPLAALAAFIAIPIAQRATRRIVAAFGTR; encoded by the coding sequence ATGCAAATCAAGCCCCAGCACGTCCAGCCGGTGATCATGTCCGGCATCATGGCCTTCCTGATGACCGCGGTGATCACCTGGCTCAACCTCGGTTTTCCGCCCGACTTCCTGTCGCGCTGGCTGCACGCCTTCGTGGTGGCGTGGCCACTGGCGGCGCTCGCGGCCTTCATCGCGATCCCGATCGCGCAGCGCGCCACGCGCCGCATCGTCGCGGCATTCGGCACCCGCTGA
- a CDS encoding TerC family protein: MLEFLTDPQLLVAFLTLTMLELVLGIDNIIFISILVDKLPPERRTFARRLGLFLAMFMRIGLLATLAWLAGLTKPLFELFGAGFSGRDLILICGGLFLVWKSTGEIHQLLEGEEGEASSAVKATFGAVILQIIVIDLVFSLDSIITAIGMVNNLPVMIAAVVASVGLMMVASAPIGEFVSRHPTVKMLALSFLMVVGVVLIADGFGHHVPKGYIYSAMAFSVVVEMLNIRLRKNAEKPVDLHEAYVPEQTPAPEKR, encoded by the coding sequence ATGCTCGAATTCCTGACCGACCCGCAACTCCTCGTTGCCTTCCTCACCCTCACCATGCTCGAACTGGTGCTGGGTATCGACAACATCATCTTCATCTCCATCCTGGTGGACAAGCTGCCGCCGGAGCGCCGCACCTTCGCGCGCCGGCTGGGCCTGTTCCTCGCGATGTTCATGCGCATCGGCCTGCTCGCCACGCTGGCCTGGCTGGCCGGCCTGACCAAGCCGCTGTTCGAACTGTTCGGCGCCGGTTTTTCCGGCCGCGACCTCATCCTGATCTGCGGCGGCCTGTTCCTGGTGTGGAAGAGCACCGGCGAAATCCATCAGCTGCTCGAAGGCGAGGAGGGCGAGGCTTCGAGCGCGGTCAAGGCCACCTTCGGCGCAGTCATCCTGCAGATCATCGTGATCGACCTGGTGTTTTCGCTCGACTCGATCATCACCGCGATCGGCATGGTGAACAACCTGCCGGTGATGATCGCCGCAGTGGTGGCCTCGGTCGGCCTGATGATGGTGGCCTCGGCACCGATCGGCGAGTTCGTCTCGCGCCACCCCACGGTGAAGATGCTGGCGCTGTCCTTCCTGATGGTGGTCGGCGTGGTGCTGATCGCCGACGGCTTCGGCCACCATGTGCCCAAGGGCTACATCTACTCGGCGATGGCGTTCTCGGTGGTGGTGGAAATGCTCAACATCCGCCTGCGCAAGAACGCCGAAAAGCCGGTCGACCTGCACGAAGCCTACGTGCCGGAGCAAACCCCGGCCCCCGAAAAGCGCTGA
- a CDS encoding LysR substrate-binding domain-containing protein, whose translation MLSPTRFNPQLLRYFRAVVEQGSLSAASRQLNCVPSNVSARLRQLEEQLGSVLLERNGPQFTLTAAGERLLPHARQLDALCSAAWNSVHLDTLQGRLRLGSMETTAAMRLPDVLARFHRHAPRVEVELETGTSATLIERVLGHELDAALVAGPLEHPRLLANEVWREELRLVVPPGEPAPAPGTEVSLIAFPEGCHYRARLFTHARDCGWRVRGQQSYASVEAIIGCVGAGLGLGVLPASLLAAHPRGRQVASHPLPPSLAVSPTVLVRRRVAEPHPALDAWVEVLLGGASGAQTQ comes from the coding sequence ATGCTGTCGCCCACCCGCTTCAATCCCCAGCTGCTCCGCTATTTCCGCGCCGTGGTGGAGCAGGGCAGCCTCAGCGCCGCATCGCGCCAGCTCAACTGCGTGCCGTCCAACGTATCGGCGCGGCTGCGTCAGCTGGAGGAGCAGCTGGGCAGCGTGCTGCTGGAGCGCAACGGACCGCAGTTCACGCTGACCGCTGCCGGCGAGCGCCTGCTGCCGCACGCGCGCCAGCTCGACGCGCTGTGTTCGGCGGCGTGGAACAGCGTGCATCTGGACACCCTGCAGGGGCGCCTGCGGCTGGGGTCGATGGAAACCACCGCGGCGATGCGGCTGCCGGACGTGCTGGCGCGCTTCCATCGCCATGCGCCGCGGGTGGAGGTGGAGCTGGAAACCGGCACCAGCGCCACGCTGATCGAGCGCGTGCTGGGCCACGAGCTGGACGCGGCGCTGGTGGCGGGGCCGCTGGAGCATCCTCGCCTGCTGGCCAACGAGGTGTGGCGCGAAGAACTGCGGCTGGTGGTGCCGCCCGGCGAGCCGGCGCCGGCGCCCGGTACCGAGGTGAGCCTGATCGCCTTTCCGGAGGGCTGCCATTACCGCGCCCGCTTGTTCACCCATGCGCGCGATTGCGGCTGGCGGGTGCGCGGCCAGCAGAGCTACGCCTCGGTGGAGGCGATCATCGGTTGTGTGGGTGCCGGACTCGGACTCGGCGTGCTGCCGGCCAGCCTGCTCGCCGCCCATCCGCGCGGGCGGCAGGTGGCGAGCCATCCGCTGCCGCCCTCGCTGGCGGTGTCGCCCACGGTGCTGGTGCGACGCCGCGTGGCCGAGCCCCATCCTGCGCTCGACGCGTGGGTGGAAGTGCTGCTGGGCGGCGCCAGCGGGGCCCAGACGCAATGA
- a CDS encoding YbfB/YjiJ family MFS transporter, with protein sequence MTAPPPSPPASPPRLWIPLLAAALALVVVHGIGRFAYTPLLPLLVGDGFMGLDTGAAVATWNYVGYLLGAMLAIRLHEPAQIRRILPLALLINAACTLAQGFTDNATAFLVLRLINGISNGVVFVQAPALVLEWLARHGLASLSGLMYFGVGGGLLLSNALANLPAELLHGAARWWPMALAALPLALWSARQLAHLDRPQAGAPAPAAAPRATALLDRASLPVFMAYAGAGLGYILPTTFLPVVAREQLPAGHWLQSGAWLILALCTLAAAWLWNRLGTRMGDRNALVLNYVVQGIGVAGPLLWPGTVGILACALMVGSTFLGSVLLTQRLARALHPHQGPRISAALITLYGFAQLTGPWMARMWLERGGSMSDTYWLGAGALVWATVWTLKTQQAPGHAGAPKLQAVRGD encoded by the coding sequence ATGACCGCCCCGCCCCCCTCACCACCCGCTTCGCCGCCCCGTTTGTGGATTCCGCTGCTCGCCGCCGCGCTCGCGCTTGTCGTGGTGCATGGCATCGGCCGCTTCGCCTACACCCCTTTGCTGCCGCTGCTGGTGGGCGACGGCTTCATGGGCCTCGATACCGGCGCCGCGGTCGCCACCTGGAACTACGTCGGCTATCTGCTCGGCGCCATGCTCGCCATCCGCCTGCACGAGCCGGCGCAGATCCGCCGCATCCTGCCCCTCGCGCTGCTGATCAACGCGGCGTGCACCCTCGCCCAGGGGTTCACCGATAACGCCACCGCCTTCCTGGTGCTGCGGCTGATCAACGGCATCAGCAACGGCGTGGTGTTCGTGCAGGCGCCGGCGCTGGTGCTGGAGTGGCTGGCGCGTCACGGTCTGGCCTCGCTGTCCGGCCTGATGTACTTCGGCGTCGGCGGCGGGCTGCTGCTGTCCAACGCGCTCGCCAACCTGCCGGCCGAGCTGCTGCACGGCGCCGCGCGCTGGTGGCCGATGGCGCTCGCCGCGCTGCCGCTGGCGCTGTGGAGCGCCCGCCAGCTCGCCCATCTGGACCGTCCGCAGGCCGGCGCCCCCGCCCCGGCCGCCGCCCCCCGCGCGACGGCACTGCTCGACCGCGCCAGCCTGCCCGTCTTCATGGCCTACGCCGGCGCCGGCCTCGGCTACATCCTGCCCACCACCTTCCTGCCGGTGGTGGCGCGCGAGCAACTGCCCGCCGGCCACTGGCTGCAGAGCGGCGCCTGGCTGATCCTGGCGCTGTGCACGCTGGCCGCCGCGTGGCTGTGGAACCGCCTCGGCACCCGCATGGGCGACCGCAACGCGCTGGTGCTCAACTACGTCGTGCAGGGCATCGGCGTCGCCGGCCCGCTGCTGTGGCCGGGCACCGTGGGCATCCTCGCCTGCGCACTGATGGTGGGCAGCACCTTCCTCGGCAGCGTGCTGCTCACCCAGCGCCTGGCGCGCGCCCTGCATCCCCACCAGGGCCCGCGCATCTCGGCGGCGCTGATCACGCTGTACGGCTTCGCCCAGCTCACCGGCCCGTGGATGGCGCGGATGTGGCTGGAACGCGGCGGCAGCATGAGCGACACCTACTGGCTGGGCGCCGGGGCGCTGGTGTGGGCGACGGTGTGGACGCTGAAGACGCAGCAGGCGCCGGGGCATGCGGGCGCGCCGAAGCTGCAGGCGGTGCGGGGGGATTGA
- a CDS encoding 2,4'-dihydroxyacetophenone dioxygenase family protein — protein sequence MSVMLCTAESQKTHGSAARDRITLPYPKFQKLDPIPWRPWVMEGVQYKLLSVNSRTGGFTCMLKVLPGVEAPIHHHLGAIEVMVMEGDICYEDADIGGPGDYMFEPAGDIHQPRTKDGCVLFCVFDGPIAGLAPDGSIAGIVDYKVMLEMAARDGVAEGVHR from the coding sequence ATGAGCGTCATGCTGTGCACCGCCGAGAGCCAGAAAACCCACGGAAGCGCCGCGCGCGACAGGATCACCCTGCCCTATCCGAAATTCCAGAAGCTGGACCCGATCCCGTGGCGGCCGTGGGTGATGGAGGGCGTGCAGTACAAGCTGCTGAGCGTGAACAGCCGCACCGGCGGCTTTACCTGCATGCTCAAGGTGCTGCCCGGCGTGGAGGCGCCGATCCACCACCACCTGGGCGCGATCGAGGTGATGGTGATGGAAGGCGACATCTGCTACGAAGACGCCGACATCGGCGGGCCGGGCGACTACATGTTCGAACCCGCCGGCGACATCCACCAGCCGCGCACCAAGGACGGCTGCGTGCTGTTCTGCGTGTTCGACGGCCCGATCGCCGGGCTGGCGCCGGACGGCAGCATCGCCGGGATCGTCGATTACAAGGTGATGCTGGAAATGGCGGCGCGCGACGGGGTGGCGGAGGGGGTGCATCGGTAG